The Pseudoalteromonas rubra region GTGCAAATCCATCCTCATCTGGCCCTGCATGCGATTTATGTTGATCATGGCTTGTCGCCCAATTCTTTGCAGTGGCAGACATTTTGCCAGGCACAGTGCGATGCATTGGCGGTTGCGTTTACCCCCGTCTCCGTCAAGGTCTTGGCACAAAACCGGCAAAGCCTCGAAGCTCAGGCCCGCACAGCACGGTATGAAGCATTGGACAAACGGGCGGATCAGGGGCATGCACTGGTGCTCGGCCAGCATGGTGACGATCAGGTTGAGACCTTTTTACTGCGTCTGAAACGGGGTTCAGGTCTGAAGGGGCTCGGTGCCATGCACGCGCACAGTACACTGCCATCTGGGCGCGTCTGTTTAAGGCCTTTGTTGTCATCAGAGCGCGCCGACATAGAGGCGTTTGCACAGACATTTGGCATTGCTCACATCGAAGACGAGTCAAATCTCAGTGATCGATTTGATCGCAATTTCTTGCGTAATCAGGTACTGCCTTTGCTAAAATCCCGTTTTTCGGGATTTATTCCCAGCGTTATGCGCACCGTTGAGTTGTTGCAGGGGCAGCAGGCCTTGCTGGACGAAATCACCCAGGCTGATCTGGCGCAATGTCGCAGTGAGCTGAGTTTATCTATCAGCCGCCTTGCACAGTTTGCTCCATTGCGGCAACAAAATCTGGTACGTGCCTGGTTAGCGGAGCTGGGTGTCCAGATGCCATCGCAGAAGCAGCTTGATCAGATCCTGAGCCAGGCACTTAATGCTCGGGCTGACGCACAAATGACGGTTTCGCTGTCTGGCGGGCAGGTCCGGCGCTTCAGAGATCAATTACATTGGGTGATCGAGCAGCCGCCGCGACAAGCACAGTGTGATGTTGGCCTGAAAAAGGTGGCGCTGGATGACAATACAACCTTAAGTGTGATTGAAGGTCAGGGAGTTCGTCACCCGACTGCAGATGAGCAGGTGTCAGTGCGGTTTAATTGCCTGAATGAAAAAGTTAAACCGCCCGGGCGCAGTGGCCGTAATACGCTTAAACATTGGCTCAAAGACTATGATGTGCCCACCTGGGAGCGCAGTCGCGTGCCTTTGATTTATTATAACGACGAGCTGGTGCAGGTCGTTGGGTTTTTCGTCAATGAGGCGTATGCATCGTCTCAGGGACTTAGCTGGAAGTTAGAAGATGCAAGAAACACAAAAAATCGGTGAATCGCTGGCAAATAAGGCCATCTGGGCAGTACTGGGTTGCGGTGCCTTGTTTATTGTTTTGGTGATGAACGGGGGTCTGAATATTGGAAATGTTGTGCTCAGCCTGAGTGTCGGCGCACTCAGTGCAGCATTGTTACTGGCGTACTGGCACGGTAAAGGTGGCAGCTTTTTTATCTTTGGTCTGGGTGCGCCCATGCTGGCAATCATCTTCAGTGACCTGCCCAACTTTTTATCACTGGCCTGGGTGATCAACAGCTTCTTTTGCGGCTTCTCTGCATTGTTATTGCTGTATAAATTGATTTTGCTGCGTAAGTAAAATTACCTGCAATACACGTTAAATGCCAGGTGGAGAACTCCTTTTACAAACCTTTCGGGGTGGTTTTTGACATCATTAATAAGGTAATTAGATCCCTGAAGCAGACGGGGATAAAGGCCATATTGCGTTAGGGGACGCAATATGGCGAGGCTGTCTGTATTAGAGTGTACGGGCGCAGTTTCGACCGGCGTCCTTGGCGCGATACAGACCTTTATCTGCCCGTGAGAAAATCTCGTTCGGGCAATCCTTGCTGGTTGCCAGTGTAAAGCCGATACTGGTGGTCACGTCATGATTCTTCATAATCGTACAGGTTCTGACGGACGCCATAATGCGCTCTGCAATCACCTTATTGGTGGTAAACGCCGGGTCGTCTATCAGTATTGCGAATTCATCGCCACCAAAACGGAAGACCGTATCGGTCGCACGCACCGAAGACTCCAGAATGCGGGCAAATTCAATCAACACATTGTCGCCCATTTTGTGGCCATACAGGTCGTTAACTTGTTTAAAGTTATCGAGATCCAGTAGCATCAGGCTAAAGTTGCTGTGATGACGACGACTGCGCTCCAGCTTTTTAGCCAGAAACTCATTAAACTGGCTACGGTTCGACAAGCCGGTCAGTGAATCTTTGGTTGCCAGCTTTAGCACCCTTTGATACATCAGGGCATTTCTCAGCGGATACAATAAGCAGGTGTGCAGCTGGATAAGCCGGGCCTGCAAAGCCTCGCTGAGACGATATTTACTGAAGTACACAATCTGACCCAGATGCTGGCTGTTTAACTCCAGATCAAAGGTATACGGGCTGAGCTGATTGTTGCTCTGCTGCATCTGAAACACCCCTTCGCTGGAGTGAAACTGTAATCCGGCCAGGTTGATAATACGCTTGATGTAGCCTGCAAAGATGTCAAGCAGGGCGTTGACATCCAGCGTTGTTTGTAATTTTTCGGTCAAACTCATCGGGTTTTCGGGGACGTGCGACATTTGCATTTGCGCATTAAACGGCAAAAAATCCCCGCGCGTCGGCGCCCGTTGAGTCAAAATATGGACATTTTCCATCTAGTATTCCCCTAAGTACAACATTCGAACTGTTCTAAGCGAGTTTCATGCCAAAAATTTAAACTGGCTGAAAAACAGCTGCTTGCTATATTTAATAGTGGATAAAAATTGCTCAACACTATTTTATTGACGCTTGGGAGGCGGTTTGCAGCAAAATTTTGCCGGGTTTTTAGGTGAGGATGTCACCAGTACGCTAGTTGCCGCCCTGGAAGGTCAGTTTGCCGGGTTGATAGCCTTATTGCTCTGCGCCGTTGTTTTGGTGTGGTCATTTAAGCGGGTTGGGCTGCCGCCTATTCTGGCTTATCTGCTGACGGGCCTGCTGGCTGGCAGCTATGGCTTTGGCTGGATCAGCAACAGTCACGAGATCCAGCTGATTGCCGAATTGGGCATCGTTTTTTTACTGTTTAGTCTTGGTCTTGAATTCTCTATTCCCAAATTAATGGCTATGCGCAGCGTCGTGTTTGGTCTGGGCAGCTTGCAGGTGCTGGTCACCACTGTGGTGTTGGCGGTGATATTAAAGTATCTGGGGTTTAACTGGATAGAGGCACTGATCATCGCCAGCTTAATTGCGCTGTCTTCAACCGCCGTGGTGGTTAAAGAACTCAAAGAGCGGGGAATATTGAATATTCGCCGGGGTCAGCTGGCTGTGGGGGTGTTGTTGTTCCAGGACATTGCCGTGGTGCCTTTGCTGATCACCATTCCTTTATTAAGTCAGTCTGATAATCAGGTGCTGGTGGGGGCACTTATACTGGCTCTCGCCAAAGGCGCATTCGTGTGTATGTTGTTATGGGCCATCGGCAAATGGGTCTTACCCAAAGTATTTAATGAAGTGGCCATGGCACGCACTGATGAGTTATTTGTACTGACTACCTTAGTGGTGGCGCTGTGTGCGGGTGCACTGACTTATGCATTTGGCTTGTCTATGGCGTTAGGGGCATTTCTGGCGGGAATGATGCTGGGCGAAAGCCAGTTCAGGCACCAGCTGGAAGCTGAGATCCGGCCATTTCGCGATATTCTGATGGGGCTGTTTTTTGTTACCGTTGGCACGCAACTGGATGTGTCTTACGTGATCCAGTCCTTTATTTATATCGTGCTGGTGCTGGCGCTGCTCATTGTTCTTAAACTGGCCATTATATTCCTGTTGGCACAACTGATGGGAGAGCGTCGCAAAGACGCTTTTGCAGCCGGGATCTTGCTATGGCAGATGGGTGAGTTCGGTTTTGTACTGGTGGCACTGGCCGGCAAGCACCAATTGATCAGTGCAGAAGTGGCGTCATTCCTGATAGCGCTGGGGGTGTTGTCTATGGCGTTAACCCCGTATTTGATCAGTGAAACAGACAGGCTCATTAAGCTGCTACGCATAGACAGCGAAGGTCGGCCAGAGCCACACGAGCAGGGTTTTATTACCTCCAGTAAAATTAAAAATCATGTGGTCATCTTTGGCTATGCCCGTGTCGGCCAGACCATAGCGCGCTTTTTGCGCCCGGAAGCCATTCCTTATATTGCCGTGGAGCGTAACCCGGCCATTGTTCAGGAGGCGCTGACCGCTGGTGAGCCCGTGGTGTTTGGTGATCCGACCCAGCACGAAGTGCTTAAGTCGGCCAATGTCAGTGAGGCGCGTCTGGTAATTGTGTCATTAAATGATTTTGACAAAGCTCAGGCCGTGATAGATGCGGTTAAACGCTTTGCGCCCGAAGTCAAAATTCTGGTCAGAATGAAGGACGATACCCATCTTGAGGCGCTCAAAGAACTCGGAGCCACTGAGGTGGTGCCAGAGTCGCTGGAAGCCAGTTTGATGATGGTGTCGCATGTGTTGTATATGTCTGGTGTACCCATGCGGCGGATCCTTAAACGGGTAAGCATTGAAAGGCAAAATCGCTACGAATATCTGCACGGCTTTTTCACCGGGGACAGCCAGGAAATGAAAGAGTACGCGGGGGCTGAAGGATCAGGCTATAGCTCTGATCGGCTTGAATACCTGCACGCCATAGCCTTACCGGACGAGGCCTTTGCGGTAGACAAATCAATCGCTGAGCTGGATCTGGCGCGGCACAAGGTGGTAGTAAAAGCGCTGCGGCGCAACGGCGAAGAAATTTCTATGCCCGATGAAGAGATCACCCTGTGTGCCAGTGATGTATTGCTGCTAAAAGGCAAGCCGCGCCGGGTCGAGCGTGCGGAGCAATTTTTGTTAGATGGCCTGCCATAACGCAGGCCCACAATTAATCCAGCTCCAAAAATGCCCGGATCTCATCCAGCCGGGCCAGTCCATCCTGATAACCATACTCTATCAGCTCCCGGGTATAGGCTTTTTCGAACAACAGATAACTGGTTAAACTCGACGGAGAGTGCCGTTTAACCCCGATGGAGCGCAGTAAGAGTTTAATGGCCATTGGCAGTTCATCGTAATAATGCAGCGCCAGTTCATTAAAATTATGCGTGGGGTTAACCACCAGAGTCTGGATGTGTTTAAGTTCTTTGTGTTTGTCTCTGGCGGGCAGTAATCCCACAGTGCGGTTAACCCGCTCCATGCGCTCCAGATCTGACTGTAACGTGTCGCTGAACACGCTATCGAGCAAATGACCCGCCACCACCGACATACCGGGAAAATGCGGCTCATAGCCAATGGGCGTTGGGATCTTGGGCTGCTCAACACCAATGACAAAAATTTTCTCGGCGCCCAGGTGGATTGAAGGGCTAAGTGGTGACAGCTGGTGGATAGAGCCATCGCCGTAATAATGGTGCCGAACCCGCACACTGGGAAATACCATGGGAATGGCACTGGAGGCCATCAGGTGGTCCAGTGTAATGTGGTCTGGCACACCAATGCGCTTGGCACGTTGCCAGGGGCGTGCATCTTTCGCCTGATAAAATGCCACCGAGCGGCCGGTTGAGTAGCTGGATACCGTCACCGACAGCGCATCCAGATAGCCGCGCTGAATGTGGCGGTCGATGCGGGACAGGTCGAGTACATCATTCAGCAGCTGGCGTAGTGGCGTGTTGTCCAGCAGGCTCGCGGGAGGCTGGTTGATATATTCAGCCTGAAAGCTGCGCATCATATTGCCCAGGATATGACCAAACGCACCCACAAAGCCGCTCTCGTAAACCATATCGGTATGAAAGTTCTTCCAGATTGATTCAATTTTGCGTATCGCCAGGTGCATATTTGAAGCATAGCAGGCCAGGCCTGCGGAATTAATGGCGCCCGCCGATGTACCATTAATAATGCGAAAGGGCAGCGGTGCAGTTCTGGGCAGGCTGTGTGCCAGCGCTTTCAGGACCCCAATCTGATAGGCTGCACGGGCCCCACCACCGGTTAGCAGCAGTGCCGAGCGAGGACATGAACGTGAACTGTGATGCTTACTCATATGCTTCCTTAACCGCTTATATGGTATGGGTTGATTTGAGAAATAATTGCCAGCCAGCACTGGCTTGATAGTGTTACTATAACGATTTGTTTAACTTAGTAAAATAGCAATACATCGCGGCTTGGGAACAAATTCATAGGCGATTCATATTGAGTCCATATGCTCACTAAGCACGAATTGGTATTGCACCTTGTCACGGATGCGATATCTTTTAATGGATACTCACCAATATTGGATGCATTTGTGAGTATACGCGTTTAAAGAGACTAAAAATGCCATAGGTTGCAGCTGCAAAGGTCGTAATAACGACCAGCAATAAGCTATAATCTTTTGTATATTATAGATTATTTTTGTTGCCTTACTGTGCGGTGATACGCCTTGATGGTATTTTAATCACCGTATGTGCAACTTATTCGTTTAGAAAAATTAATGGAGCTTCCATGTCAGAGCACAACTCAGCAGAACCAAGGAAAAGCAAGCCATCTAACAGCCACTTATTGCTTGCCGTAAGCGTGGTCATAGCCCTCGTTATTGTGGCCATATTTGTGCTTTCAAACCGGGATAATCAGCAGGAAAACACCAAATTTAAACAGGATGTCGTCGTACCGGAGAAAACCCCGGCGGAAGTGGTTAATACTGCCCGTCCGGAGCCCGTGCAGGAAGTCGAAGAAACCATTGAACCCGCGCCGGTTGTTGAGCCAGAACCTATGCCTGAACCCGAACCAGAGCCGCTGCCACAGCGTGAGCCTGAGCAACCTGTTGTTGCACCGCTGCCATCGCTGGACGACAGCGACGTAGCCCTGAGCGAGCAAATTTCGAATTACCTGAATGATACCGCGATGGATTTAGTGGTAACGGAAGACATGATCCGCCGCAGCGTGGTGTTTGTTGATAACCTGGCACAGGGTAAAGTGGCTAAAAAGCACTTCCCGGTCAGCAAGCCCAAAGACAGCTTTATGGTTATTGAAGATGACATCATCATCACCGATCCAAACAGCTTCGAGCGCTACACGCCTTATGTGAACATGCTT contains the following coding sequences:
- the tilS gene encoding tRNA lysidine(34) synthetase TilS yields the protein MTQTPLYKRFSASLDVLLANEVAPDETFAVTHTATRGLTVALSGGVDSMVLLHLCHHYVQIHPHLALHAIYVDHGLSPNSLQWQTFCQAQCDALAVAFTPVSVKVLAQNRQSLEAQARTARYEALDKRADQGHALVLGQHGDDQVETFLLRLKRGSGLKGLGAMHAHSTLPSGRVCLRPLLSSERADIEAFAQTFGIAHIEDESNLSDRFDRNFLRNQVLPLLKSRFSGFIPSVMRTVELLQGQQALLDEITQADLAQCRSELSLSISRLAQFAPLRQQNLVRAWLAELGVQMPSQKQLDQILSQALNARADAQMTVSLSGGQVRRFRDQLHWVIEQPPRQAQCDVGLKKVALDDNTTLSVIEGQGVRHPTADEQVSVRFNCLNEKVKPPGRSGRNTLKHWLKDYDVPTWERSRVPLIYYNDELVQVVGFFVNEAYASSQGLSWKLEDARNTKNR
- a CDS encoding GGDEF domain-containing protein, translated to MENVHILTQRAPTRGDFLPFNAQMQMSHVPENPMSLTEKLQTTLDVNALLDIFAGYIKRIINLAGLQFHSSEGVFQMQQSNNQLSPYTFDLELNSQHLGQIVYFSKYRLSEALQARLIQLHTCLLYPLRNALMYQRVLKLATKDSLTGLSNRSQFNEFLAKKLERSRRHHSNFSLMLLDLDNFKQVNDLYGHKMGDNVLIEFARILESSVRATDTVFRFGGDEFAILIDDPAFTTNKVIAERIMASVRTCTIMKNHDVTTSIGFTLATSKDCPNEIFSRADKGLYRAKDAGRNCARTL
- a CDS encoding monovalent cation:proton antiporter family protein, with translation MEGQFAGLIALLLCAVVLVWSFKRVGLPPILAYLLTGLLAGSYGFGWISNSHEIQLIAELGIVFLLFSLGLEFSIPKLMAMRSVVFGLGSLQVLVTTVVLAVILKYLGFNWIEALIIASLIALSSTAVVVKELKERGILNIRRGQLAVGVLLFQDIAVVPLLITIPLLSQSDNQVLVGALILALAKGAFVCMLLWAIGKWVLPKVFNEVAMARTDELFVLTTLVVALCAGALTYAFGLSMALGAFLAGMMLGESQFRHQLEAEIRPFRDILMGLFFVTVGTQLDVSYVIQSFIYIVLVLALLIVLKLAIIFLLAQLMGERRKDAFAAGILLWQMGEFGFVLVALAGKHQLISAEVASFLIALGVLSMALTPYLISETDRLIKLLRIDSEGRPEPHEQGFITSSKIKNHVVIFGYARVGQTIARFLRPEAIPYIAVERNPAIVQEALTAGEPVVFGDPTQHEVLKSANVSEARLVIVSLNDFDKAQAVIDAVKRFAPEVKILVRMKDDTHLEALKELGATEVVPESLEASLMMVSHVLYMSGVPMRRILKRVSIERQNRYEYLHGFFTGDSQEMKEYAGAEGSGYSSDRLEYLHAIALPDEAFAVDKSIAELDLARHKVVVKALRRNGEEISMPDEEITLCASDVLLLKGKPRRVERAEQFLLDGLP
- a CDS encoding patatin-like phospholipase family protein → MSKHHSSRSCPRSALLLTGGGARAAYQIGVLKALAHSLPRTAPLPFRIINGTSAGAINSAGLACYASNMHLAIRKIESIWKNFHTDMVYESGFVGAFGHILGNMMRSFQAEYINQPPASLLDNTPLRQLLNDVLDLSRIDRHIQRGYLDALSVTVSSYSTGRSVAFYQAKDARPWQRAKRIGVPDHITLDHLMASSAIPMVFPSVRVRHHYYGDGSIHQLSPLSPSIHLGAEKIFVIGVEQPKIPTPIGYEPHFPGMSVVAGHLLDSVFSDTLQSDLERMERVNRTVGLLPARDKHKELKHIQTLVVNPTHNFNELALHYYDELPMAIKLLLRSIGVKRHSPSSLTSYLLFEKAYTRELIEYGYQDGLARLDEIRAFLELD
- a CDS encoding DUF3014 domain-containing protein, with translation MSEHNSAEPRKSKPSNSHLLLAVSVVIALVIVAIFVLSNRDNQQENTKFKQDVVVPEKTPAEVVNTARPEPVQEVEETIEPAPVVEPEPMPEPEPEPLPQREPEQPVVAPLPSLDDSDVALSEQISNYLNDTAMDLVVTEDMIRRSVVFVDNLAQGKVAKKHFPVSKPKDSFMVIEDDIIITDPNSFERYTPYVNMLNAMSTAQLVRTYNKFRPLIGEAYEEIGYDSGEFDLTLQEALGELLETPIPETSLPLLQESVTYKYAYAEWEQLSDAQKLFLRMGPENMKKMKKRLQDLKVALAK